The following proteins are encoded in a genomic region of Halopelagius longus:
- the nirK gene encoding copper-containing nitrite reductase produces the protein MLKTTRRRTLQALGLGGVAAVAGCASEAPSAEQTQQQQTTVAQQTKQDVDRVAADPTDIPGPLDRSEPAEVDVTLTAEEVTAEIEDGVTFDFMTYGGQIPGPFIRVRQGDTVNLTFENPDSNSMPHNVDFHAVAGPGGGAEATTTAPGETAHLKFKATYPGAYIYHCAVPNMDMHISAGMFGIILVEPKDGMPEVDEELYIGQHEVYTDKETGETGKHGFSVDAMAAEDPTYVLMNGEKYATTPEKYGPAATVETGDTARVFFVTGGPNLASSFHPIGNVWETLYPEGSLSTKPQKHIQTRLVPPGSTTIATMDFPVPGDYKLVDHSLSRVARKGCLSIVRAEGEENTEVFDPDPQQ, from the coding sequence ATGCTGAAAACTACGCGGCGGCGGACGCTACAGGCACTCGGACTCGGCGGCGTGGCGGCAGTCGCCGGATGCGCGTCGGAGGCACCGAGCGCTGAACAGACCCAACAGCAGCAAACGACCGTGGCGCAACAGACGAAGCAGGACGTAGACCGAGTCGCCGCGGACCCGACGGACATCCCGGGTCCGTTGGACCGAAGCGAACCCGCCGAGGTGGACGTGACGCTCACCGCCGAGGAGGTGACCGCCGAGATAGAGGACGGCGTCACCTTCGACTTCATGACCTACGGGGGGCAGATTCCCGGGCCGTTCATCCGCGTCCGGCAGGGGGACACGGTGAACCTGACGTTCGAGAACCCCGACTCGAACTCGATGCCGCACAACGTGGACTTCCACGCCGTCGCCGGACCGGGCGGCGGCGCGGAGGCGACGACGACCGCGCCGGGCGAGACGGCCCACCTGAAGTTCAAGGCCACCTACCCCGGCGCGTACATCTACCACTGCGCGGTGCCGAACATGGACATGCACATCTCGGCGGGGATGTTCGGCATCATCCTCGTCGAACCGAAGGACGGGATGCCGGAGGTGGACGAAGAACTGTACATCGGCCAACACGAGGTGTACACCGACAAGGAGACCGGCGAGACGGGTAAGCACGGCTTCTCGGTGGACGCGATGGCCGCCGAGGATCCGACGTACGTGCTGATGAACGGCGAGAAGTACGCGACGACGCCCGAGAAGTACGGGCCGGCGGCCACCGTCGAGACGGGGGACACCGCCCGGGTGTTCTTCGTCACCGGCGGGCCGAACCTCGCGAGCAGTTTCCACCCCATCGGCAACGTCTGGGAGACGCTCTACCCCGAGGGGTCGCTGAGCACGAAGCCGCAGAAGCACATCCAGACGCGACTCGTCCCGCCGGGGAGCACCACCATCGCCACGATGGACTTCCCCGTCCCCGGCGACTACAAACTCGTGGACCACTCGCTCAGTCGCGTCGCCCGCAAGGGATGCCTGAGCATCGTCCGCGCCGAGGGCGAGGAGAACACCGAGGTGTTCGACCCCGACCCGCAGCAGTAA
- a CDS encoding cupin domain-containing protein yields MSEITSLDEPESEPHAELFETRRPRMVRLSLDADERVPPHRHPGNDIVLHLVEGHLELTLDDETHELRAGQLARFSGEREISPYAVEPSTAVVVFAPAAED; encoded by the coding sequence ATGTCCGAAATCACGTCGCTGGACGAACCGGAGTCGGAACCGCACGCCGAACTGTTCGAGACGCGCCGTCCGCGGATGGTGCGCCTCTCCCTCGACGCGGACGAACGCGTCCCGCCGCATCGACATCCGGGGAACGACATCGTCCTCCACCTCGTCGAGGGGCACCTCGAACTGACGTTGGACGACGAGACGCACGAACTGCGGGCGGGGCAACTCGCCCGGTTCAGCGGCGAGCGGGAGATTTCGCCGTACGCCGTCGAACCGAGCACGGCCGTCGTCGTCTTCGCGCCCGCAGCGGAGGACTGA
- a CDS encoding multicopper oxidase domain-containing protein, with protein MTDHVGAPGKGLSRREFLAATGATGAIGVAGCSAPTNGGADAATEASVTAQENQLPTTSPPEVVNVDEQGGSVTLKTAPATHDVHPLETMGGPVELPRVWAFQADDRDPSVPGPIIRTTEGNDMEVTLDNTNGKHPHTVHFHGVQKTWENDGVPTTTGITVNPGEKHTYSIPANVPGTHLYHCHFQTQRHIDMGMFGIFRVDPKGYEEADKEYFMTVKEWDSSLNRMMAGEDASYSPRNRNPDVFTVNGKSAPRTLHPEDGSPIIVSKGDTVRVHLVNGGYMSHPMHIHNHRFRRVEKDGGAIPEAARHEMDVTNVAPAERHTVEFTADAQPGVYLMHCHKVNHVMNGTAYPGGMLTGVVYESVMDTDIFAQLMEYAGYEGA; from the coding sequence ATGACCGACCACGTAGGCGCACCCGGTAAGGGACTGTCTCGGCGCGAATTCCTGGCGGCGACGGGAGCCACGGGGGCAATCGGCGTCGCGGGCTGTTCCGCCCCGACGAACGGCGGCGCGGACGCGGCCACCGAAGCCTCCGTGACGGCCCAAGAGAACCAACTTCCGACCACGTCACCGCCCGAAGTGGTGAACGTCGACGAACAGGGCGGGTCGGTGACGCTGAAGACCGCACCCGCCACCCACGACGTCCACCCGTTGGAGACGATGGGCGGTCCGGTCGAACTTCCGCGGGTGTGGGCGTTCCAAGCCGACGACAGAGACCCGTCGGTGCCCGGCCCCATCATCCGCACCACCGAGGGCAACGACATGGAGGTGACGCTCGACAACACGAACGGGAAGCATCCGCACACGGTCCACTTCCACGGCGTCCAGAAGACGTGGGAGAACGACGGCGTCCCGACGACGACGGGTATCACCGTCAATCCCGGCGAGAAACACACCTACTCCATCCCGGCGAACGTCCCCGGGACGCACCTGTATCACTGCCACTTCCAGACGCAACGGCACATCGACATGGGGATGTTCGGCATCTTCCGCGTCGACCCGAAGGGGTACGAGGAGGCCGACAAGGAGTACTTCATGACCGTCAAGGAGTGGGACTCCTCGCTGAACCGGATGATGGCCGGCGAGGACGCCTCCTACAGTCCGCGCAACCGCAACCCCGACGTGTTCACGGTCAACGGCAAGAGCGCGCCGCGGACGCTCCACCCCGAGGACGGGTCGCCCATCATCGTCTCGAAGGGCGACACCGTCCGCGTCCACCTCGTCAACGGCGGGTACATGAGCCACCCGATGCACATCCACAACCACCGGTTCCGGCGCGTCGAGAAGGACGGGGGCGCGATTCCGGAGGCGGCGCGCCACGAGATGGACGTGACGAACGTCGCCCCCGCGGAACGGCACACCGTCGAGTTCACCGCCGACGCCCAACCGGGCGTCTACCTGATGCACTGCCACAAGGTGAACCACGTGATGAACGGCACCGCCTACCCCGGCGGGATGCTCACGGGCGTCGTCTACGAGTCGGTGATGGACACCGACATCTTCGCACAGCTGATGGAGTACGCGGGATACGAGGGGGCCTGA
- a CDS encoding halocyanin domain-containing protein yields MSDSNASVTRRTVLRGVAGSAVAGAALGAAGPVSAQSSGLDSWFSNTSNYDGVVDETGNSEVTVTVGAEANGGGYGFGPAAIRVDPGTTVVWEWSGAGGSHNVVAEDGSFESEMTDEKGHTFEQTFDGEGVVKYACAPHKAMGMKGAVVVGDAAAGSASGASPTESSGASEELKSWFEGVSNYDGVVDRTGTSEVTVTVGASGNNGNFAFAPPAVRVSPGATVVWEWSGNGGSHNVAAEDGSFESEMTDEKGHTFSQTFEEGGTHKYVCTPHQAMGMKGAVVVDDSAAAVSGSGGGDGVTEEDFWPLSVAGSVTLAVVSPIIFGVAAWIAGTGDEPNVEWREDAEGDDGRVRS; encoded by the coding sequence ATGTCCGACAGCAACGCATCCGTGACGCGTCGCACCGTCCTCAGAGGAGTCGCCGGGAGCGCCGTCGCCGGCGCGGCACTCGGCGCGGCGGGGCCCGTCTCCGCCCAGTCTTCGGGCCTCGACTCGTGGTTCTCGAACACGAGCAACTACGACGGCGTCGTCGACGAGACGGGCAACTCGGAGGTGACCGTCACCGTCGGCGCGGAGGCCAACGGCGGCGGGTACGGCTTCGGTCCGGCGGCGATTCGCGTCGACCCCGGAACCACCGTCGTCTGGGAGTGGTCCGGCGCGGGCGGCAGTCACAACGTCGTTGCCGAAGACGGCTCGTTCGAGAGCGAGATGACCGACGAAAAGGGCCACACGTTCGAGCAGACGTTCGACGGCGAAGGCGTCGTCAAGTACGCCTGCGCGCCCCACAAGGCGATGGGCATGAAAGGCGCAGTCGTCGTCGGAGACGCCGCCGCCGGGTCCGCCTCGGGGGCGTCGCCCACCGAGTCGTCGGGGGCGTCCGAGGAACTGAAGAGTTGGTTCGAGGGCGTGAGCAACTACGACGGCGTGGTCGACCGGACGGGCACCTCGGAGGTGACCGTCACCGTCGGCGCCAGCGGAAACAACGGCAACTTCGCGTTCGCCCCGCCGGCCGTCCGCGTCTCGCCCGGCGCGACGGTGGTCTGGGAGTGGTCCGGCAACGGCGGCAGTCACAACGTCGCCGCCGAGGACGGCTCGTTCGAGAGTGAGATGACCGACGAGAAGGGTCACACCTTCTCTCAGACGTTCGAGGAGGGGGGCACGCACAAGTACGTCTGTACGCCCCACCAGGCGATGGGGATGAAGGGCGCAGTCGTCGTGGACGACTCCGCGGCGGCGGTGTCCGGGTCCGGCGGCGGCGACGGCGTCACCGAGGAGGACTTTTGGCCCCTCTCGGTGGCCGGGAGCGTCACCCTCGCCGTCGTCTCCCCCATCATCTTCGGCGTCGCCGCGTGGATAGCGGGGACGGGCGACGAACCGAACGTCGAGTGGCGCGAGGACGCCGAGGGCGACGACGGACGCGTTCGGTCCTGA
- a CDS encoding heme-copper oxidase family protein — protein MSAIPCGVDTDSQPPMAIPLRHFLVGLGFLLGGVLVAAADAVGAVSGLVSPARYHLLLAGWVCLTILGAMTQFVPVWSGAEIHSRRLANAQLWCVAVGVAGLAACFLSGRVAWLPAVGAVALVGFWLFVYNVGRTLLTARPLDVTERHFAVALAFFLLVTAFGLALAVDFTRPVVASAGLARANVVAAHATLAAFGAVLTTVFGALYQLATMFTQTELDRYDRAIQRFETVAYPLGVVALAGGRLVAAPSLARAGGVLVLLSLFGVGVVLGRRLVETNLPRSAMLRRYAVVAASLVVWALVTAPSWLADPLAADARFGAAGATPLLAVGVVGFVVLGTLYHVVPFIVWEHRYSDRIGYEPVPTIDDLYDSLVAAADFAATVAGGGLLLAAAWFGLPDAVRLAGGAFVAGGVVLFVYNLASVVHEHGPRGVVGTVLQRSGRRGDDSPPTE, from the coding sequence ATGAGCGCGATTCCATGCGGCGTCGACACCGACAGCCAACCGCCGATGGCGATTCCCCTCCGGCACTTTCTGGTCGGACTCGGCTTCCTCCTCGGCGGCGTCCTCGTCGCCGCCGCCGACGCCGTCGGGGCGGTATCCGGACTCGTCTCCCCCGCGCGGTACCACCTCCTCCTCGCGGGATGGGTCTGTCTCACCATCCTCGGCGCGATGACGCAGTTCGTCCCCGTCTGGTCGGGCGCGGAGATTCACTCTCGCCGACTGGCGAACGCCCAACTGTGGTGCGTCGCCGTCGGCGTCGCCGGCCTCGCCGCCTGCTTTCTCTCCGGGCGCGTGGCGTGGCTTCCGGCCGTCGGCGCGGTCGCACTCGTCGGGTTCTGGCTGTTCGTCTACAACGTCGGCCGGACGCTCCTGACCGCCCGCCCCCTCGACGTGACCGAACGCCACTTCGCCGTCGCGTTGGCGTTCTTCCTCCTCGTGACGGCGTTCGGTCTCGCGCTGGCGGTGGACTTCACCCGCCCCGTCGTCGCGTCCGCCGGACTCGCCCGCGCGAACGTCGTCGCGGCGCACGCGACGCTTGCGGCGTTCGGCGCGGTGCTGACCACCGTCTTCGGCGCGCTGTACCAACTGGCGACGATGTTCACGCAGACGGAACTCGACCGGTACGACCGCGCGATTCAGCGGTTCGAAACCGTCGCCTACCCCCTCGGCGTCGTCGCCCTCGCCGGCGGTCGGTTGGTCGCCGCCCCGTCCCTCGCGCGGGCCGGCGGCGTCCTCGTCCTTCTGAGTCTCTTCGGGGTCGGCGTCGTCCTCGGGCGGCGACTCGTCGAGACGAACCTGCCGCGGTCGGCGATGCTCCGGCGCTACGCCGTCGTCGCGGCGTCGCTGGTGGTGTGGGCGCTCGTAACCGCACCGTCGTGGCTCGCGGACCCCCTCGCCGCCGACGCGCGGTTCGGCGCGGCGGGGGCGACGCCCCTCCTCGCCGTCGGCGTCGTCGGGTTCGTCGTCCTCGGAACCCTCTATCACGTCGTCCCGTTCATCGTCTGGGAACACCGCTACAGCGACCGCATCGGCTACGAACCCGTCCCGACGATAGACGACCTGTACGACTCCCTCGTCGCCGCCGCCGACTTCGCCGCGACGGTGGCCGGCGGGGGTCTTCTCCTCGCCGCGGCGTGGTTCGGCCTCCCCGACGCCGTTCGACTTGCGGGCGGCGCGTTCGTGGCGGGCGGCGTCGTCCTGTTCGTCTACAACCTCGCCTCGGTCGTCCACGAACACGGGCCTCGCGGCGTCGTCGGGACGGTCCTTCAGCGTTCGGGGCGTCGCGGCGACGACTCGCCGCCGACCGAGTAG
- a CDS encoding AbrB/MazE/SpoVT family DNA-binding domain-containing protein produces the protein MAENLEKKLATTKVSGNNSTVVPDVVRTSEDITAGDTLEWYLTERGWIIVPERADSSNDDE, from the coding sequence ATGGCCGAAAATCTGGAGAAGAAACTAGCGACCACCAAAGTGAGCGGAAATAACTCGACGGTCGTCCCGGACGTCGTGCGTACCTCCGAAGACATCACGGCGGGAGATACGCTCGAGTGGTACCTCACGGAGCGTGGGTGGATAATCGTCCCCGAACGAGCCGACTCCTCGAACGACGATGAGTAG
- a CDS encoding glycosyltransferase — translation MSSTATQEGDTSASQSREQALSISVIVPTYNERENIERIVDRCLAALSDRSMELLVVDDDSPDRTWELAREEYRDDSRVRVVRRTSDKGLAQSVTEGFRRSKNDVCAVIDADLQHPPEKLPELLDALEDGADVVIGSRYLDGGGIENWSRTRKVVSKGAGLFSKALLPEIRGCSDPMSGFFAVRREIVQDVVLDPEGYKILLELLVKCDYDTIVEVPYVFRDREYGESKLTASEYQFYVEHVLMLSTVWLGTTLTRNSRKVVRMLEFFAVGALGVVVNMGVFAAFSYGLQEHFLIGGVVAFVAALNFNFVGNYAITFNRPQADLLEMYYKFNLVSLGGLVVYTAALTGAIEIAQLPALVANGVAIATGAVFNYVGTEEFAFADADTRQETTTSAVTIEQYAD, via the coding sequence ATGAGTAGCACCGCGACGCAGGAGGGCGACACTTCGGCGTCGCAGTCCCGGGAGCAAGCGCTCAGCATCTCCGTTATCGTCCCGACCTACAACGAACGGGAGAACATCGAACGCATCGTCGACAGGTGCTTGGCGGCGCTCTCGGACCGGTCGATGGAACTGCTCGTCGTCGACGACGACTCCCCGGACCGGACGTGGGAACTCGCCCGAGAGGAGTACCGGGACGACTCGCGCGTCCGCGTCGTGCGCCGGACCAGCGACAAGGGACTGGCGCAGTCCGTCACCGAGGGGTTCAGACGGTCGAAAAACGACGTGTGCGCCGTAATCGACGCTGACCTTCAACACCCCCCGGAGAAGCTCCCGGAACTCCTCGACGCCTTGGAGGACGGCGCGGACGTCGTCATCGGGAGCCGGTATCTCGACGGTGGCGGCATCGAAAACTGGTCTCGCACTCGGAAGGTCGTGAGCAAGGGAGCGGGCCTGTTCTCGAAGGCGCTTCTGCCCGAAATCCGCGGCTGCAGCGACCCGATGTCGGGGTTCTTCGCCGTTCGCCGCGAAATCGTCCAAGACGTCGTCTTGGACCCGGAGGGGTACAAAATCCTCCTCGAACTGCTCGTCAAGTGCGACTACGATACCATCGTCGAGGTGCCGTACGTCTTTCGGGACCGGGAGTACGGCGAATCGAAGCTGACGGCGAGCGAGTACCAGTTCTACGTCGAACACGTGTTGATGCTTTCGACCGTCTGGCTCGGAACGACCCTCACCCGTAACTCCCGGAAGGTCGTCCGCATGTTGGAGTTCTTCGCGGTCGGCGCACTCGGCGTCGTCGTCAACATGGGCGTCTTCGCCGCGTTCTCGTACGGCCTTCAGGAGCACTTCCTGATCGGCGGCGTCGTCGCGTTCGTCGCCGCGCTCAACTTCAACTTCGTCGGGAACTACGCGATTACGTTCAACCGCCCGCAGGCGGACCTCCTCGAGATGTACTACAAGTTCAATCTCGTCTCCCTCGGGGGACTGGTGGTGTACACCGCCGCTCTCACCGGAGCCATCGAAATCGCACAACTGCCGGCGCTCGTCGCGAACGGCGTCGCCATCGCTACCGGGGCGGTGTTCAACTACGTCGGCACGGAGGAGTTCGCCTTCGCGGACGCGGACACGCGGCAGGAGACCACCACCAGTGCGGTCACGATCGAACAGTACGCGGACTGA
- a CDS encoding NAD-dependent epimerase/dehydratase family protein — translation MNLDSKRVLVTGGTGFIGSNLANTLAESNDVVVVDDGYLGTEENLDPEIEYHERSVLDDNLPTDVDVVFHLAALSSYAMHEEDPARGARVNVEGFVNTVDQARKDGCDTVVYASTSSIYGDMTEPSPVDMDVTVNTGYEASKMAREKYAEYFHNHYGLNTAGMRFFSVYQGYGGAEEHKGEYANVIAQFADDLANGESPVLYGDGTQTRDFTHVRDIVRGLITAAEHRLQGVYNLGTGRQVSFNELVEMLNDELGTDVAPSYVENPIPESVYVHDTMADTSAIREATGWEAEIPLEEGIREVCSQYLDDEPAAGVTVR, via the coding sequence ATGAACCTCGACAGCAAACGCGTCCTCGTCACCGGAGGCACCGGCTTCATCGGATCGAACCTCGCGAACACGCTCGCCGAATCGAACGACGTCGTCGTCGTCGACGACGGCTATCTGGGCACCGAGGAGAACCTCGACCCGGAGATAGAGTACCACGAACGGAGCGTCCTCGACGACAACCTGCCGACCGACGTAGACGTCGTCTTCCACCTCGCGGCGCTGTCTTCGTACGCGATGCACGAAGAGGACCCCGCCCGGGGTGCGCGCGTGAACGTCGAAGGGTTCGTCAACACCGTCGACCAAGCGCGCAAGGACGGATGCGACACCGTCGTGTACGCGTCCACCTCCTCGATATACGGCGACATGACCGAACCGTCGCCCGTCGACATGGACGTGACGGTGAACACGGGGTACGAGGCGTCGAAGATGGCGCGCGAGAAGTACGCCGAGTACTTCCACAACCACTACGGCCTGAACACGGCTGGAATGCGGTTCTTCAGCGTCTACCAGGGCTACGGCGGCGCAGAAGAACACAAAGGGGAGTACGCGAACGTCATCGCGCAGTTCGCCGACGACTTGGCCAACGGGGAGTCGCCCGTCCTTTACGGCGACGGGACGCAGACCCGCGACTTCACGCACGTGCGCGACATCGTCCGCGGTCTGATAACCGCCGCCGAACACCGACTCCAAGGCGTGTACAATCTGGGAACCGGTCGGCAGGTGTCGTTCAACGAGTTGGTCGAGATGTTGAACGACGAACTCGGGACGGACGTCGCTCCCTCGTACGTCGAAAACCCGATTCCCGAGAGCGTGTACGTCCACGATACGATGGCGGACACCTCCGCCATCCGCGAGGCGACCGGTTGGGAAGCGGAGATACCGCTCGAGGAGGGGATTCGTGAGGTCTGCTCCCAGTACCTCGACGACGAACCGGCTGCAGGGGTGACTGTTCGCTGA
- a CDS encoding glycoside hydrolase family 99-like domain-containing protein, translating to MMLETTRRRLLAGTVGLVASGTAVAGRVRSQSPDETTQATSSSPSNERPSTTVCAHYYPWYGPDSHWDEGYTETPLLGEYDSGHSAVIDQNLDWAEQYGIDWLSASWWGPNSRENRILATVFGDRIRETDVEYSVLYESLGRFDATDDGIDMDLPENRERLLSDLEYLQENHFRHPNYRRVNGKPIVYLWPSRAFRGDVVGAFEEVRAELDAEPYIWGNFVSPHAPTGADRDRVGAFDAISMYNPYALWRRIDADERSFASALSDHYHQWRAAAEGGETHFYPTVVPGFDNTEAGGDLPVLPRDPERFRDDCRSARKTGDSAVNTVVVTSYNEFHEGTHVEPTLEMGHALLEAVSDELATAEVTDPLDARASLELRFDRTESPPDDSRQLAFAANRIALRDGTTPLANYDVGAATGLLFGGGVYDSESDGARSWRWMGGSDGRCRVFFELPAVEDATALTVEGLGIDSGVRTTVRLDGREIGTVTLSDRWDTYELSIPNGSDP from the coding sequence ATGATGCTCGAAACGACGAGGCGGCGCCTGCTCGCGGGAACGGTCGGATTGGTCGCCTCGGGGACGGCGGTAGCCGGGCGAGTGCGCTCGCAGTCTCCGGACGAGACGACGCAGGCGACGTCCTCGTCTCCCTCGAACGAACGACCGTCGACGACGGTCTGCGCCCACTACTACCCGTGGTACGGACCTGACAGCCACTGGGACGAGGGGTACACGGAGACGCCGCTGTTGGGGGAGTACGATTCCGGTCACTCCGCGGTCATCGACCAGAACCTCGACTGGGCGGAACAGTACGGTATCGACTGGCTCTCGGCCAGTTGGTGGGGACCGAACTCCCGCGAGAATCGGATACTCGCGACGGTCTTCGGCGACCGGATTCGAGAGACCGACGTCGAGTACTCCGTCCTCTACGAATCGCTCGGACGGTTCGACGCGACCGACGACGGAATCGACATGGACCTGCCGGAGAACCGCGAGCGGTTGCTTTCCGACCTCGAATACCTGCAGGAGAACCACTTTCGTCACCCCAACTACCGCCGCGTGAACGGGAAGCCGATCGTGTATCTCTGGCCGAGCAGGGCCTTCCGGGGCGATGTCGTCGGTGCGTTCGAGGAGGTTCGCGCCGAACTCGACGCTGAACCGTACATCTGGGGCAACTTCGTGAGTCCACACGCCCCGACCGGCGCGGACCGAGACAGAGTCGGGGCGTTCGACGCGATTTCGATGTACAATCCGTACGCTCTATGGCGGCGGATAGACGCCGACGAACGGTCGTTCGCGAGTGCCCTCTCGGACCACTACCACCAGTGGCGCGCCGCCGCCGAAGGCGGGGAGACGCACTTCTACCCCACCGTCGTCCCCGGGTTCGACAACACGGAAGCCGGCGGCGACCTCCCGGTGTTACCGCGGGACCCCGAACGGTTCCGCGACGACTGTCGCTCGGCCCGGAAGACGGGCGACAGCGCCGTCAACACCGTCGTCGTAACGTCGTACAACGAGTTCCACGAGGGGACGCACGTCGAACCGACCCTGGAGATGGGTCACGCCTTGCTCGAGGCCGTCTCCGACGAACTGGCGACGGCGGAGGTGACCGACCCCCTCGACGCCCGCGCGTCGTTGGAACTGCGCTTCGACCGGACGGAATCACCGCCCGACGACAGTCGGCAGTTGGCGTTCGCGGCGAACCGAATCGCGCTCCGCGACGGAACGACGCCGCTGGCGAACTACGACGTCGGGGCGGCGACGGGGTTACTGTTCGGCGGCGGCGTGTACGACTCCGAGTCCGACGGCGCGCGGAGTTGGCGGTGGATGGGCGGTTCCGACGGTCGCTGTCGGGTGTTCTTCGAACTCCCGGCCGTCGAAGACGCGACGGCGCTTACGGTCGAAGGACTGGGGATAGACTCCGGCGTCCGGACGACCGTCCGACTCGACGGGCGAGAGATAGGTACGGTGACGCTGTCGGACCGATGGGACACCTACGAACTATCGATTCCGAACGGCTCGGACCCGTAA
- a CDS encoding cupin domain-containing protein, whose translation MPAVDFDAERTFDADRFVAREAVRTDRTKVVCGYFEPGQFIPVHAPESDVVVSVRSGTGLVREGDDEHRVEPGDVFVVEAGTPRGIKADDDGRLEALLVTAPPPTDEEHGPVREGLRRGEFDPGA comes from the coding sequence ATGCCGGCGGTAGATTTCGACGCCGAGCGAACGTTCGACGCCGACCGGTTCGTCGCCCGAGAGGCGGTCCGGACGGACCGAACGAAGGTCGTCTGCGGGTATTTCGAACCGGGGCAGTTCATCCCCGTCCACGCGCCGGAGAGCGACGTGGTCGTCTCCGTGCGGTCGGGGACCGGCCTCGTCCGAGAGGGCGACGACGAACACCGCGTCGAACCCGGCGACGTGTTCGTCGTCGAGGCGGGGACCCCGCGCGGTATCAAAGCCGACGACGACGGGCGACTCGAAGCGTTGCTCGTGACCGCGCCGCCGCCGACGGACGAAGAACACGGCCCGGTCCGGGAGGGACTCCGCCGCGGCGAGTTCGATCCCGGCGCGTAA
- a CDS encoding DUF2249 domain-containing protein encodes MATTDPSLDDLPTDELPVSPSRPIETLDARELPPPQPLQKTLELLAELDDETAVVQLNDRAPQHLYPRLSERGYEYETTEFEEYVVTTIWKPQG; translated from the coding sequence ATGGCGACGACCGACCCGTCTCTCGACGACCTACCGACGGACGAACTGCCCGTCTCGCCGTCGCGTCCGATAGAGACGCTCGACGCGCGCGAACTGCCGCCGCCGCAACCGCTTCAGAAGACGCTCGAACTCCTCGCGGAACTGGACGACGAGACGGCGGTGGTGCAACTGAACGACAGAGCGCCGCAACATCTCTACCCCCGACTCTCCGAACGAGGGTACGAGTACGAGACGACGGAGTTCGAGGAGTACGTCGTCACGACCATCTGGAAACCGCAGGGTTGA